The DNA region GGATTTGTTTGGGGGTTTTTTCGTTACTTACTGTGATCAGCGTAATGAATGGTTTTGATAGCGATATTCGGCAGCGGATAACCGCTTTCAGGAGCGATGTGAAAATCAGCCGAACCGGTGGAGAACCACTTTCAAACTATAATGAACTGGCAAAAAAAGTTGAACAATATGATTATATCAGTCATGCTACCCCAATCATCAGTAATGAACTTCTTATTCAGAGCCAGGATGGCATTTATGGTGGAGTGTGTATGGGTATAGATTTTGAGAGCTATTCAGCAGGGACGAATCTGAAAGACCGGATCATGATAGGCAATCCAGACAGCGAAAGCCTGAATGATAATGGGATAATATTAGGTTTTGATCTGGCAATGAACCTGAATGTATCAGTTCGAGACTATATTCAATTATCCGCGCCAGTAGGCACAGAGGCAACGCCTTTTGGTCTGCTTCCACGCAGTCGTCGATTCAAGGTGGTGGGGATCTTCAGTTCGGGAATACCGGATTATGATCTACATTACTGTTATTACAGTCTGGGAGCTGGACAATACTTTAGCGGGTCTGGAGATATAGTTGATATGCTTGAAGTGCGGACAGAGAATGCAGACAGGGCATGGTATTACCGCAAGATGCTGGCAAAGGAACTGGGAGATGAGTATCGGGTGGAAGACTGGAGTGATTATGAGGCAAACCTATTTAATGCCATCAAGATGGAGAAGGTTTTAATGATCCTGGTATTATCACTGATCATTATTCTGGCAGGATTTAATATGGCAGGAAATCTGAATCGCCTGGTAACAGAAAAGAAGCGCGATATTGGGATATTGCAGGCATTTGGAGTAAATGGCAAAGTGATCAGGCAAATATTTATTAGTTCCAGTTTTTATATTGGGGTTTCCGGAATATTGCTCGGACTTGGCATCGCTTATGCTTTTTTGCAATCTCAAATGAAATGGGAATTTATCAAGATCCCGATAAGTGGATTTCCGATCCAGGAATTGCCGGTTGATATCCGGCTGGCAGATTTCATTATTATCCCGATTCTGGCATTAGTCATCACGCTATTATCAGCCATGGTACCGGCGGCACGTAGCAGGGAAGTATCAACTATAGAAATAATCAGGAACAGGGGATAAATGATGAACGAAGCAGGATTAAAAGCCCGGGAACTTGGCAGTGATTATTATTTGAAATATGGGATATGTTCGCAGTGCGTGATCGCATCTGTAATGGAAGTGATGGATATAGATCTGGGAGAATTGCTGAAATCAGCACATTTTCTGGCTGGAGGCGGCTGTCTGATGGGAGATGGCAACTGTGGAGCCCTGGCAGCAGGAGAACTTGTATTGGGAGCTTTTCTGGGAAGGACACGGGAAGAATTTGAATTGGGTAAGTTTAAGGAACGTCTATTGCCTGGAAAGCAGCTTGTGGAGAAATTTCAGCAGAAATACGGTGGTGTAAGCTGTAATTGGTTCAGGCAGAAGTTTGCTGGAAACGAATTTGATATGTGGCAGGATGCTCATGTTGATATATATAAGAAAAAGATGAAAGAATCCTGTGCAGAGATAACCGGGACAGTAGCTGAATGGGTTGTGGAGATCATTACTGATCTGGAATAAGATATTTTTACTGGTTTCAGAGGACTGAGTGGACATAATGTTGAGATGGAAGCGCGAATAGTTAAGGAGATAATATGAAAATACAGGTTTTATATGATAATACAATTTCCGAGAGCGGTTATCTGCCGGGTTGGGGCTTCAGTTGCCTGATTGACGGAAGGATACTTTTTGATACCGGTGAGCATTCAGAGATACTGTTTCATAATATGGAGATGATGAAGATAAGTGTTGAACAGATCGAGAAGGTGGTGATTTCGCATGATCACTATGACCATCGGGATGGATTGTGGCAATTGCTGAAACTTAAGAATGGATTGCCAGTTTATATTTGTGAGGGATTCAGCGATGTAACTAAAGCGAAGATCGAAATTCATGGCGGCATATTGCATATATTGAATGATAACCTGAGACTGGGTCAGGAAAAGGATATTTTCTTGTTTGGTGGATTTGAATTTGAATATAAGGGTGAGAAAATGGTTGAACAATGCCTGGTATTAACAACACAAAATGGTGTCACCGTAATAGCTGGCTGTTCTCATCCCGGAATTGTCAAAATGGTCAAGCGTGTTCATCGATTAATGGGAGGAAAGCCCCTGTATCTGGCAGCGGGAGGATTCCATCTGAAAGACAGCAGTGAACAGGAGATAGAGGAAATAGTGAAAGAGCTGCAAGCTATCGGCATCCAGAAAATGGCTCCTACTCATTGCACTG from Candidatus Stygibacter australis includes:
- a CDS encoding ABC transporter permease → MKKFADFIALRYLKGHGRFVLSFSNLLSLIGICLGVFSLLTVISVMNGFDSDIRQRITAFRSDVKISRTGGEPLSNYNELAKKVEQYDYISHATPIISNELLIQSQDGIYGGVCMGIDFESYSAGTNLKDRIMIGNPDSESLNDNGIILGFDLAMNLNVSVRDYIQLSAPVGTEATPFGLLPRSRRFKVVGIFSSGIPDYDLHYCYYSLGAGQYFSGSGDIVDMLEVRTENADRAWYYRKMLAKELGDEYRVEDWSDYEANLFNAIKMEKVLMILVLSLIIILAGFNMAGNLNRLVTEKKRDIGILQAFGVNGKVIRQIFISSSFYIGVSGILLGLGIAYAFLQSQMKWEFIKIPISGFPIQELPVDIRLADFIIIPILALVITLLSAMVPAARSREVSTIEIIRNRG
- a CDS encoding C-GCAxxG-C-C family protein, which codes for MMNEAGLKARELGSDYYLKYGICSQCVIASVMEVMDIDLGELLKSAHFLAGGGCLMGDGNCGALAAGELVLGAFLGRTREEFELGKFKERLLPGKQLVEKFQQKYGGVSCNWFRQKFAGNEFDMWQDAHVDIYKKKMKESCAEITGTVAEWVVEIITDLE
- a CDS encoding MBL fold metallo-hydrolase, encoding MKIQVLYDNTISESGYLPGWGFSCLIDGRILFDTGEHSEILFHNMEMMKISVEQIEKVVISHDHYDHRDGLWQLLKLKNGLPVYICEGFSDVTKAKIEIHGGILHILNDNLRLGQEKDIFLFGGFEFEYKGEKMVEQCLVLTTQNGVTVIAGCSHPGIVKMVKRVHRLMGGKPLYLAAGGFHLKDSSEQEIEEIVKELQAIGIQKMAPTHCTGAMAQDIFKYYFQENCLSLGAGKELII